The following are from one region of the Salvia hispanica cultivar TCC Black 2014 chromosome 1, UniMelb_Shisp_WGS_1.0, whole genome shotgun sequence genome:
- the LOC125201171 gene encoding phosphatidate phosphatase PAH1-like, which yields MNVVGKVSSFITQGVYSVATPFHPFGGAVDIITVKQHDGTFRSTPWYVRFGKFQGVLKGAEKVVRIEVNGVEANFHMHLDNSGEAYFVREVDADKDDHEGIKDSDSLEGGREDNSSVYSNAESGSKENDFFGQEIDDFNSGDVEMRELRTSLSMKRLERVESDNERIFYEFQDEQSSLDGSVEFSEYDSGRYDNLDSVEHALEESQNSNSEVVLVSVDGHILTAPISSSATDAASVQLSTPHLHLGPGERTQQFNRSDESWTTNYMDELDSTTHEITSGKNCNGNKDPQSSEQLEYRQSDEEHLYHLQESPASNHDKELSVESGSESGSFRRRDVFKSCLEFMELSQQSTNEDQEDISSSGDQKSPFSPWMNDEPVEQNLEISRENGESYCHESGNPSNVSLPESQVEASAHERYDSNTDPDGSDRMAVRLVSVDQDSVEVDRTIGTMNDGRESPSDVYQERDQDRVEPQTASSTGYKNLDISSGLEISLCAKLLHAGMGSSAAQDAFDSKRISLEDFKLSPASVVKNEDLIVRIQGKYLPWHKAAHVVLGMAAFGEYIPVEPDDSIPVEQEKPEIKEDDPQMVSTQSRRWRLWPIPFRRVKPLEHATSYSSNEDIYVGSDSGSQSQQAATTPTAQAASESPRKQFIRTNAPTTEQIASLNLKEGQNMVSFKFSTRVLGSQKVEAHIYLWKWNTRIVISDVDGTITKSDVLGQFMPLVGKDWTHSGIAHLFSAIKENGYQLLFLSARAIVQAYLTKSFLFNLKQDGKSLPNGPVVISPDGLFPSLYREVIRRAPHEFKIACLEDIKALFPPDYNPFYAGFGNRDTDELSYRKIGIPKGKIFIINPKGEVAINRRIDVKSYTSLHTLVNDMFPPTSLIEQEDYNSWNYWKMPLPDIDNL from the exons ATGAATGTGGTGGGTAAAGTTAGTAGCTTCATAACACAAGGAGTGTACTCTGTTGCCACACCGTTTCATCCGTTTGGTGGGGCGGTTGACATAATCACTGTTAAGCAGCATGATGGCACGTTTAGGAGCACGCCTTGGTATGTTCGATTTGGAAAATTCCAAGGCGTTCTCAAAGGGGCGGAGAAGGTTGTCCGGATAGAAGTCAATGGTGTGGAAGCCAATTTTCATATGCATCTTGATAACTCCGGTGAAGCGTATTTTGTTAGAGAGGTTGATGCGGACAAGGATGATCACGAGGGTATTAAGGACTCAGACAGTCTTGAAGGCGGGAGGGAGGATAATAGTAGTGTTTATAGTAATGCAGAGAGTGGTTctaaagaaaatgatttttttggacAAGAGATTGATGACTTTAATAGTGGTGATGTAGAGATGCGAGAGTTACGCACTTCACTTAGTATGAAGAGGTTAGAGAGAGTCGAGTCTGACAATGAGCGGATTTTCTATGAGTTTCAAGATGAACAATCTTCTTTGGATGGTTCGGTTGAGTTTTCTGAGTATGATTCTGGTAGATACGATAATTTAGATAGTGTGGAACATGCACTGGAGGAATCACAAAATTCGAATTCGGAGGTAGTTTTGGTGAGTGTAGATGGGCATATACTAACGGCGCCTATATCATCGTCTGCGACAGATGCTGCAAGTGTGCAACTAAGCACACCTCATCTTCACCTTGGACCAGGTGAAAGGACTCAACAGTTTAACAGGAGTGATGAGTCGTGGACAACGAATTATATGGATGAGCTTGACTCCACTACTCATGAAATTACTTCAGGAAAAAATTGCAATGGAAACAAGGACCCTCAATCTTCTGAACAGTTGGAATATCGACAAAGTGATGAAGAGCATCTATATCATCTCCAAGAAAGTCCGGCATCGAATCATGACAAGGAACTCAGCGTAGAAAGTGGCTCTGAATCAGGTAGTTTTAGAAGGCGAGATGTATTCAAGAGTTGTTTGGAGTTCATGGAATTGTCTCAGCAGTCGACAAATGAGGATCAGGAGGATATCAGTTCTTCAGGAGACCAGAAATCTCCTTTCAGTCCTTGGATGAATGACGAGCCTGTAGAACAGAATCTTGAAATATCAAGAGAAAATGGCGAATCGTATTGCCACGAGTCTGGAAATCCTAGCAATGTCTCATTGCCAGAGTCACAGGTTGAAGCTTCAGCTCATGAAAGATATGATTCCAATACGGATCCTGATGGTTCTGATCGCATGGCTGTTCGATTAGTTAGTGTTGATCAGGACTCAGTGGAAGTTGATCGCACCATCGGAACAATGAATGATGGCAGGGAGTCTCCTTCTGATGTATATCAAGAAAGGGACCAGGACCGTGTAGAACCTCAAACAGCTTCTTCAACTGGAtacaaaaatttagatatatcGTCAG GGTTGGAGATATCTCTTTGCGCAAAGTTGCTTCATGCTGGAATGGGTTCGAGTGCAGCACAAGATGCCTTCGACTCTAAGCGCATATCATTGGAGGACTTCAAACTTTCACCTGCATCagtagtgaaaaatgaagacCTGATTGTTAGAATTCAGGGGAAGTACTTACCATGGCATAAAGCTGCACACGTCGTTCTCGGCATGGCTGCTTTTGGCGAGTATATACCGGTTGAGCCAGATGATTCAATCCCGGTCGAACAGGAGAAGCCAGAAATAAAGGAAGATGATCCACAGATGGTGTCTACTCAATCTCGCAGATGGAGACTCTGGCCAATCCCATTTAGGAGGGTCAAGCCACTCGAACATGCCACTAGCTACTCATCTAATGAAGACATCTATGTTGGTTCTGACTCTGGCTCACAGAGCCAACAGGCAGCTACAACTCCCACAGCACAGGCAGCTAGCGAGTCTCCCCGCAAGCAGTTTATAAGAACCAATGCGCCCACTACCGAACAGATAGCATCTTTGAATCTCAAAGAGGGACAAAATATGGTGAGTTTCAAATTCTCTACCAGAGTTCTTGGATCCCAGAAGGTTGAAGCTCATATATACTTGTGGAAGTGGAATACACGAATCGTGATATCAGATGTGGACGGGACTATTACCAA GTCTGATGTTCTTGGCCAGTTTATGCCATTGGTAGGAAAAGACTGGACTCATTCTGGGATCGCCCATCTTTTTTCTGCAATAAAG GAGAATGGTTACCAACTCTTATTTCTGAGTGCACGGGCTATTGTTCAAGCATACTTAACGAAAAGTTTCCTATTCAATCTCAAGCAG GATGGTAAAAGCTTGCCAAATGGACCTGTTGTCATTTCCCCTGATGGATTATTTCCCTCGTTGTACCGAGAAG TTATACGGCGAGCCCCACACGAATTCAAGATTGCATGTTTGGAG GATATTAAGGCTCTGTTTCCTCCCGATTACAATCCATTTTACGCGGGCTTTGGGAACAGAGACACTGACGAGCTCAGCTACCGGAAAATTGGGATTCCAAAGGGAAAAATCTTCATAATTAACCCAAAG GGGGAGGTGGCTATTAATCGTCGTATTGATGTGAAATCATACACTTCGCTGCACACGCTGGTGAATGACATGTTCCCACCAACATCACTGATTGAGCAG GAGGATTATAACTCGTGGAATTACTGGAAAATGCCTTTACCCGATATCGATAACTTGTAG